The following is a genomic window from Bombus fervidus isolate BK054 chromosome 15, iyBomFerv1, whole genome shotgun sequence.
GTCATGAAAGAAGCGCTACGTGTCATTTTAACAATAGATGCAGCGAGCACagttttatttaatcgaaCCTCGTAGAAATCACATACGACGAACGCAGATTATTTTCAACTTTCTAGTCGCGTTTATGAATAAAATCTAGTTTTTAAACCATtggaatttctatttctattctcTACTTTTCAgctaattttcaaataaaataacttcTCAATCAAATTCACTTAACTCATAATTATTGTCGTTACACAACGCTCTTGAACGTCTCTTGGCTACTTTAATGAACTATCTGGGACGTGCTACAGAATTTAATAACGCGTTTTTAATATAGCAATATTAGCTTCTAACATAAAACGCGAAATTTAATAAGACAAAGTGTGTTAGATTGTTCTGCGCGCAGAATTGTTCTGGAATTCCACTCGAAACCTATGCATACAAagaggaaaatttgaaataaaccAAGTCGATCTTACGTTCATCTTCCTTTCATATCCTAACAATTGTCTTCCCattgatttctttctttctcattcAACACGAGTCTTGCTACAAAGTTCGAAGAAAACCGGCGACAAGTAGAAGCGTGTGAAAAATCGCACGCCACATTTCACAGCTTCCAACAGACGTATCGAGTAGCACAAAGCCTCGTAAAGACGCACTCTGTTTCAGTGCGTGTTATTCGGCACGTTCATGATATGGTTCGCGAGCATCACCATCAACCTGGGTCCGACATTTTTAAGCGGAGCGCTAGCCGCGAATACGGAATCGGGCCACAATGCACCGAGCTGCCCCCTGGTACATGGGCCATTCCGCCATTACATCCTAAACGTTCTGTGGATCGCCATCAATTTGATTTGCGTCGCTCTCACCCTCATCCATCTTCGAAAACTACACAAAGACCTGACCAAGGCGAACGTTGAAGCGGTACGTATCACTTTTTGCGTTTATTCTTCCAAATAAATGAGCTACTTCCACGCATGTTTCATCCCTTTTGCTCGCTAAATCGCTGCACGAGATCACGAGTTCGCCATTTTCGCGAATTATTGCGATTACACCGGAGAATCGGGTCAAAGTGTTCCTCGGGGAATTATGGTGTTTCGCAGATTCGTTTCAAGTATAAAGAGAGAGATTATATTGCTTTACATCTTTATATCGGGGTTTCGATTATGGTTATACAGGGTGACTCGCAAGTACATGTTCATACTCTGGGGAATAGTGCGTGAAggttattaaaacattttgactgccacgccgaaatcacatgtttcgctgagggcgccacgggagtatttttattattcaaagcatataataacaaaataataataaattgaattaattaaatgaattaattgaataaattaaaatacttccccaatggaccgtttatcttattagTGGTCACTGGTGGCCACCGTGGCaccttggtaacagttgataacgacatattataacaaggcttcgtttatttcaacaaactattcgctttcgttatttcgtcgtgagcaaaacgtgcagaatatatcgCTGAAACGTGTAGaggatattagtaaacagtattatgattatttttatgatttcgacAAAACATTCGGCTGAAATGGTAGAGGTCCgtaaagaaaattatgtttgtgATAAACCAATGGTAGTGGTAGATTACAAGAGAGGAAAATGTGCTGTAGATTTATCAGATCAAACGATAGCATATTCTATACCACATAGAAGAACCCTCAagtggtatataaaattagctttagagttattgttaaatacatcaatttcaaacgcgatgatactctctaaacaagcaacaaaaacaaaaatcaaggTATCAGATTTTAGAATAGCACTGGCAATGCACCTCACACAGTGCTATTCACCAGAGCCGTCAAATATACTTATTCGACAAAGATGGCGACACGAAATGCGGAAGAAAGAAGGGCAAGCGTACCTggcacgaaaattttgcagagagtagtataaaaaaatgttaaacaattAGGATTAAAAATTGCTAAGAATCGGAGGAAAAAGTCCTATTGTCACATTTATGTTTAAAGTGTTTTAACGCAGTGGACCGTAAGATGCAAGATTTTTTcgcattttttttattgatgttctaataaaaatgtttaattgttcaatagggcacttttcatttcaaaatatcttctatttgtcggttatattcaaaataccctaactgtcaatttttgttcaattcttacaattgtaagaagttgaaGCACTCCGGTCACCAAGgaccaccgtggcgtcacAAGAGAAACCGTGACGGGTCATATATGACccacgtggcagtcaaagtgttaaaatgTAGAAATCAGGAAACGAATCGGCGATACATTGATAACTTGCTGAAGGTGCGAACAATTACCGCATGATGTCCAGGTGATGCATAGTGAAGATCATTTTTCGAATACAAGAGAGAAATCCAAACGGCACAATCTTCTCCACAGCACTTTACTACGAAGGATAAATGGAATTCTGATTTTTTCCTAACACCGTCTATTCttcattttgaatatttgtgttaacacttagccaaccgaaTAGGCAGATCTCCTCTCTGTGAAGaacatttttttactttaacaacgcattttccttttttttttttgttgttattATCAGTTATTGTTTACCTGAAATTATTGCCAATTAATTGCGccactttttctatttttataaagtacagtatataataaaatacaccaCTTTAGTggagttaaaattaattaaaaagttacgcTACCAGCTAttctaaataaagttataatcgaacgataccacactgtaaaaaaatactaaattcattatgaatttttatttttatgtcctgttatttatctttagtcacctttaatgtttttaattttacctatatttttttatacttttggtttgatgttttgtataaacaatatgtgaaatcgttaaataaaatcattaccgtaaaatataattaacacttaaataatttttagacttttttgtttttcaagtAGTAAATATTAGTCTTCGATGCTTAGAAAAATACGCGATGGACAGCGTCGCATAGGTTAGCTTGTCCGAGCGTGGTACAAACGTATAGGTCGGTGTGGCACGCGCGATTGGCCAAGTGTTAACACTTAGCATTTCAAAACATATCAAATTGTATCGTTTTTGGTAAACGACTAGAACAAATGTGACAAGTAAACGCTTCATCGAGAGACAAGAGCTTGCACAGATACCTTTTTTTCGTAGCCGCTTTAAGCGAACGATTTGAAAGAATAGCGTACGCTTTTGTTGCTTGGAAAATAATCCATCGATATAACATGTGTGTTACAGAAGTATTACGATAACACAAGTAGAGAATTTGACGTATTGAGCGCAATCCATGTCTGACTACAGAGAGACCAAGCTAGCGCCGTTCGTCagttcctctctctctctctctccttctctttcacTTCCCGTCGTTAATTTCGCGTATCTGCCTCGTAAAGGAACGATACGAAGCGTTACGTACGCGTTGATTTCGGCGCAGCTTTGGTTCACCGATCGCAaagcaaaaaatattcgaacgattCTTTATCGTAAGTGAATACGTGGCTAAAAACGATACTGCGGATGAAAATGTTTGATAATAGCCCAGAGCAATGTATTTCATTCGATTTTCATGAGTTTCTAAATTCGTTCGTTCCCAAACTTCGTAATCctcaaatatcaaaatttcgaAGTTGCTCGATTCCGCACGATTTACGTCTATAAATTCCCATAACGTGGAAAGCCCGTATAAAATCGTGAAGGGCAGAATAAAACCGTAAATcacgtattatataaaaattgcaatattttacaatttagtCGGATTTACCTGCAATCTTTTCCAACTTCGATATACTGGAGAGgaccattaaaaaaaaaaaaaaaaaggtaaaacgccataaaaaaaaaagtgtcaCAAACGATTCTAGGTGCATATTATTaagttgttcgaaaagtttttttcgtttcataaggtgataatagatgaacaacaatttctgttttatattattttattgaattaggtatgatccatttccttataaatattattattatttccttcctagtctattatttccttataaaacgaaagaaacttctcggacaacctaatatatctTAATAAAACTTGTATTggattttctcatttttatgtAGAAACTCGTTTACGATGCGAGCAAGTACTTTCACGCTTGAATCAAAGTttagttttaatataaaattagaagTACAGAAGCGACGCTCTGTTTGATGGCATTTTACCTTCTTAACATTTTACCGACCGATAGTCCATTAATCGACTTTTTGTCGCCGACGCTTACCGACCGATAATTATTtgagcagtaatttgttatttagtacaAAGGAACCTTGCTCAGTTGCGTCAGTTTGCGTTGATTTGTAAGCTCTCAtagttttataccaatttgaaaaacttaccgctcgcgatgaacgaaaagaatggtattggAAAGTCTAAACCGAAACAGCCGGCGCCAGGGAGAATCTGCGCCTGAGCTACCGGTTGGACGTGCGTATGCTGTTGAACCGTTAGCGGTCGGTAAAGTATTAAATAGCTCTTCTCGATATGTTGGAGTTTGAAAACAATCGAAGATATACAGCGTTACCTGACAATTCTTCCAGAATGACGAGAATTCCTGCATTTATTTCTGACTCGCGCGCTTTCTTTTCATCTTCCGTTACATTTACCATGACCcgggagaaatatttttacactgGTTCAtgaagtttaataaattttatcgataggAATCTATTAGGCGCTGTAGAACgctgataaaatttcaaaacgttctGTATAATACGTAGAATACCTTCGCGAGACAGTGTACATGCTAAGTTCTACGAAACGTTGACTCAGAgcaaacacaaagaatattacGCCCTCTATAACTGAAACACGGTTTCCTGGCGATTTAACAGGTAGTTCGCTTTTATTAACGCAAACGTCAGACACGGTGGCAACTGATTAGGCTGTAATTAGTAGCCACCGATTTCATTTTGTTCAGCAAATTTGCCAATCCGCTTACCAGTTGAGGAAGTTGTAAGTCAATATTAATGGAAATGAGCGttcgttaaaacaacgagaattTAATGCTACAATGAACAGCGATGACTTGAAGCTGACAGTGTGGCTTGAAAAgctagaatttttattctcttcgGTGCAATGTCAACggaatttttttcttattatcatcattattatttttttattttcgttttatttcagtGTAGTAGTTCTTaagcgtaatttttaaattcaattagaTTTACTGTAATGATTAATTTAGCATTTTTCTTATAGTTAGTAAAGTAGGTAAAGAGGGAGTAATTAAGTTAGTAAttagattttctataatttgaaatttttggcTTTAACTTGCTGTCGAAGTAGAATCGTTCTAGCGGAACCACAGCAATTCAAAGCATaactttccttttctcttgcGGTTTTCATAAttcgcattttttttttaattttgcgaCGAGGAAAGAGTAgtcatttttttttcaccatggaattttatttttcatcctctTAGTATTAAATATGAAGGTCGTTTTAGCGTGTACATTAGAATTTTTTACGTagttattaaattcttttatacagCATGACATAGCGTGTATAGTATACTAAAGTGTTTAAGTATAATTTGTTCGTACAATTTGAACGATTAAATtacaatcttttttttatgtaactAACAATCGTAGTagaattttttcttcgttcttttacGAATGAACATATCTCTCGAAGTTCTTAACTTTTTTCTCATAATCAATACGATTAATCCTCgtttattattaacaattttcataaattattcaaagttTGATCGCACtgtgtacaaatatatttcagGGATTTGAGATAGAAAACACAAGGATTTTTGCTATCAATCGCACCAACgtaatttttcttcattttctactGAAAATAATCGATTTTTGTATCAGGTAAAGGTAGCACTACTAACGATTCTCGTGAATACAACGGGTAACCAACAAACGAACGCGGTTCCTGAAAATTCTGCCGCATCTACGAACGGTGGCACGCCCAAGGTAATAACGAACAATAAATCACTCGCTATGAATCTGCTTCTctttaaaacaaaaacaaaaaaaaaaaaaaaaacgctgtTATTACGTGTCTCTTCGTAAAACCGTTCCTTAAAAATATGGACTTGCGTATTCAAGATACCATTCGTTGAAGATTCAattatttcgaagaaatttctGTTCAGAATGTTTCTTTGCGAATTATCTAGCGTACGATTTTCTCTCTTGTAGAAAGCTTGCAGCATTGAAAATTCTAGGAAAAAACCAAAACAATCATACGCTATCCGTTTCTCAAAATGCTATATGAACGTTTGAAAGAAACAACACATAACCTCACATATTCTGGAAATAAAGAACAAACAGAGAAACACGATCGACAATTTTATTCTCCAGCCGATTGAAAATTCCAAACACGCCACATTTCGATAGATCCGGCATCTCCGACATGTAGCACAACATTTAAGAAAAGAGAGGATCTTACGATCGTATTCTCTACAAATCAAAGTGATAAAgaacaaaacaaaaataaaaaaagaaaaataaaaataaaagcaacACCAtgcagaatattatttttgcttAGATTAAAACCCTGACACCCAGTGCTGTACACACGGCCGGTTCATTTCTCCTGGTAACCTCATTTGCATTGTTCAATCGCGTCACCTCATTATCACAGACAGCCTCTGCAATACGTCTAACAATCGCGAGATACGCACGAGCCGCTCAAAAGGCAGCTAACCTGAGGATGGCCACAGACGGGTCGACCGACAAGAAATTTTACCAAGTCGCTTCGTCTAGCTCCTATCGATTTACAGTCGACTAGCTTAATCGACTAATTGTAAGCGGTGGTCCGGCAAGCAGCGCCATGCGAAGAATCCGAAACGAGCGGCAAATCGAAAAAGTTCAGTTCGCTGGTCGAACCTGCGCCATTAAACCACCAGATGTCCGGTCAAACGACCATTTTCAAAATCTAATTCGAAGTTGTACGTTCACTGACGTTTCTTTCGCTCGTCTAACTTTACATTAtatcaatttcttaatttttcttaacaCGTTGGCTGCCGCGTCACCCGTATTCGGGTGACAGCAAAGTTTCCAGTAGGGTCGCGTATTCCGTAATGCTTATTTGACTACTTGCGAAGGATCGTCGTAGGTATTTGAAAAGATGTTCCACAGGAAGTAATAAAACTattgaattgttataaaagtaacacgaaaatggtttattaagaaaattatttagaatgtaaAACTTTGAAGCATTCTATACAAAGCTGAGTTTGGTCGGCACAATTTGGACAATaagttgttgttttctttaaattctccCGTGTCTTTTATCGGTCCGTTCGACGTCTTTTATCTGCATAACATAGTTTGCATGCGCGTCTAATGCTTCTTCCGGAATCATTTTTCCGAACGGCGATATTATGCTGACCCCGTCGAAGACAaggattttttgtattttcggaCAACCCTAATAATTTTGCAGCTAATGATTCTCTAAATCTTCTAATATTTACATCCTTCCTTGTTGCAATTTTCTGATACAAGaaagtttattatttcgtCATCAACGAACAGCTCAAACACATCATATGGACTAACATCGCCAGGTAATTGCCTAATGACGCCGTCTGTCTCGGGAAAAAAATGACTTCTGCCGACCACTAAATTCATTCCATTCACCAAATTGAATTGTACTTTCCTCGGTATCGTcagttcttctttctttctcaatGACCAATTCTTGTAAAATCTCGTCAACAGTATCTTCGTTACATTCGGTATCACTGCGATTGCACTTATCAATATCCGAATCAGAATCAGGcgatgtaattctatttatatctCTATTTCTAGGAAATCTGATTTCCTCCTCATCGCTACTATCCGAATTTGTGTAAGCCTCGTAAAAGCTTTCTTTTTCACTGCTATTTGACTCGCTAAGAAATAAGTttcccatttttcttttcgacaTTCTAACGAATTAGGGCAGAGATTTTAAGTTATCTATAATATCGATGATAGTACCTAGCAGAGTGCGCTTGATACAGCGGCACTCGTGGCCTGAAGGAGGGagatttcattgaaaacaCGCGaggcagtcaacgtgttaatgtaagaatttacatgcatatatgtatatatacatatatacatatatgtgcgTGTGCGTGTTGATATGTTGATGACCGAGCTACTCAACGCCAAATTTCCATTGACACGAGGCGACTCGCTAAATATTCTCACCGGTTTAACACCTGAGTCGACCCCTCTGCGGCCGCCCTGGAAGAGGAACAGCGTCGACCAAACGACAAAATGCTCTCCTAACGTCAGCGCATCTGGTTGCGTCGATCCGCTAAAAGGGAAGTATTGCTTCAGAGGAGCGGAGCGGCGGAGGAGCACCGGAAAATGAGGAATTACTTAAAGAGGATGGAGAGGGAGGGCGTGCAGAGGGTGAAGATGTTTCTGGTGGTCACCGCCGCGTACGTTATCTTTTGGGGACCACTGTTCTTCGTCACTCTGGTGAATCATCCTATCATCGGGAATCCAACTGGTTACGAGGTAATTGCGAAATCGTTCGCTAAATGACAGTTTTATGAACATTCACGCCAACAAGTTCAAAGGACGAAAACAGGTAGAACTGACTCTATTGGTGTTGTTGCGTGACTCTTCACGCTCTCTCCGTTCAGTCAGTTAAACCTCGTTTACATTAGACTACTACTTTTAGTTGAAACGATGAGATCATCCAATCGATCGAATCCAGCTGTGTAAATGACAATTTGAAACGACTTTTGCACGTTGAACCAGAAATAGCCGATTCTTCTATTTCTGGTCGAACGATCAGAACGTTAATTCTTCCGATGTAACGCGCTTTTTTTCGCCTTTTTTCCGACATTTCTATCTTTTCACTGGTTTCTCTTATCTCTCAAAGTCGCCGAGATTAAAGAAACATTACGTTGCTTTTAGTATTAGGATCGTCTACTTATATCCGAGTGTGTTATGTCGCGGATTTATGACACCGTGTAGGTGGTTTACTTAAGATTTTAGTTTTGCTTTTAGTTTTATGTTAGCTTCGAGGACGCTCGAGTACTATGCGACTCCCCCTTCTTTGCTGTTCTAAAACTGAAGATATCGAGGTTACGAAGGCTCATTGAATTGGCTGGCAGAAGCGGCGTAACGTTCTAAACAACGACATTACTTGCAATCTACAGCGTCCTTTTTTCTTATATCCAGacgaaattcaaattttttaagcgTCGTCCACGGTAGATAAATAAAGgtatatattgggttggcaataccacctaatgacaaaatccgcagtcacttcgttgccaagccaataatTCGATACAGTACTACTGTACACGTTGTAGCTGTTTGCTTAAATGGAACTTCGCGAGAAAGCAAAGATTAAGACAATTTATGGATTCTGATTTAACGTCGAAGTCGtgttttcataattaaatGGATTCAAGTTGGACGAATTTCTAGAGGAACAAGGGCCTCGTTAATTCAACACAGCTGCAATTAAGGCCACCTGACGGTATATCGAATCGCCAAGATTCAACATCTTTAATTGCCGATGATTCTTTGCCTTCGATACGAAATATCCAATTTTTCTTAACGGTTCTTCTCGCTAACAATTAACACCTTCCACTCTAATTTCTATTTGCACACGCGGACTAACCGAACGTATAGGAAACGGGTACATTGGAAAACCAGATTTTTCAAAGAATTGGACAAGGGATCGTTTCACAAAGCTACGTAGAATTTAACCGAAGAATCTAATTTCTTGTTGATCACTTTTAGGTAGCCAAGAGCAGACGAAATTTGATTTCagaattagaagaaaaattactGAAAAATCCTCCGACTCGAACAATGCCACAACATCGTTCTACTACACTTTTCCTGTGTTTTACGCGAGCAAGCGTCAGTTTCTTTCAAACATCGACGCACAAGCTTTTCTAACGTGACAACCATTCACGAGCAACGGATACGCGCTGTCATTTCGCTTCCTGGATGCACAATACGAATTCAAGTTCCACCTTCTCGCTCTTCTCTTCCAGTCACAAAGACTtccatcttcttcttcctctttttctcgcgCGTTTCTCGTCTTTCTACAACGAGATGCGAGAATAAGTTCGCCAGACCAAAGGAATTGATTAATAGCAAGCGCGAATGCAGTCAAAGTGGGAGATTATTCGTTGATCGTTAACTGTATCGAAAAAGAGGAAATCTACTGTAAATCGGGCGTATTCGAGCTAAAGTagatttacgataaaaataaataaaaaaaaaaagaatttctaaGAACAAAGAAGTAACATTGCACAAGAATTCAAAACTGCCATAAGTCAGGACAACGTCGTCCGCGTTATTTCAGTAATACCCCGTTAAGtgtcttctttcctctttcgagtatttttattcaaaagcAAGTCGTTTGATCAGTTTTTCTATCAGTTTCCAGTCTTAGTATCGTCGTTTGTACAAAACACTGATGAACTGCTCTCACATTAATTCCAGTTCTTTCCTCGAATCCAAGATATTCTTAATACGAGACACCCGAGCaaagacgaaagaaacttACGAGCATTTGTAAGAGAAGACAGTGCTGAATGTCTCTTTGAGACAATTTACCGGTGAACAATGAGCTGAATGCATCAAGCGACAGATGAATATGGTCGATGAAATTGTCTCAAACAGCCTAAATTGTCTCAAACAGCCTAAATTGTCTCAAACAGGCCAAATTCAACTGCCCAAATTGTCTCAAACAGGCCAAATCGATCTGCCCAAATTGTCTCAAACAGGCCAAATTCATCTGCCCAAATTGTCTCAAACAGGCCAAATTCAACTGCCCAAATTGTCTCAAACAGGCCAAATTCAACTGCCCAAATTGTCTCAAACAGGCCAAATTCATCTGCCCAAATTGTCTCAAACAGGCCAAATTCATCTGCCAAGTTTTTTGTCTCAAACAGGCCAAATTCATCTGCCAAGTTTTTTGTCTCAAACAGGCCAAATTCATCTGCCAAGTTTTTTGTCTCAAACAGGCCAAATTGATCTGCCCAAATTGTCTCAAACAGACCAAATTGATCTGCCCAAATTGTCTCAAACAGACCAAATTCATCTGCCCAAATTGTCTCAAACAGACCAAATTGGTCTGCCCAAATTGTCTCAAACAGGCCAAATTCATCTGCCCAAATTGTCTCAAACAGGCCAAATTCATCTGCCCAAATTGTCTCAAACAGGCAAAATTCATCTGCCCAAATTGTCTCAAACAGACCAAATTCATCTACCCAAATTGTCTCAAACAGACCAAATTCATCTGCCCAAATTGTCTCAAACAGACCAAATTCATCTGCCCAAATTGTCTCAAACAGCAAAATTGGTCTGCCCAAATTGTCTCAAACAGGCCAAATTGATCTGCCCAAATTGACTCAAACAGACCAAATTCATCTACCCAAATTGTCTCAAACAGGCCAAATTCATCTGCCCAAATTGTCTCAAACAGGCAAAAATACAAGTTTCTCTAGTCTTCTGACAAATAACACTTCTCCTTCGACTTTCTCACACCACAAAAACATTGAGCTTCTCCCCATCCCATTAGTCGATGAATGGCACCTCACATT
Proteins encoded in this region:
- the LOC139995306 gene encoding uncharacterized protein isoform X1; translated protein: MIWFASITINLGPTFLSGALAANTESGHNAPSCPLVHGPFRHYILNVLWIAINLICVALTLIHLRKLHKDLTKANVEAVKVALLTILVNTTGNQQTNAVPENSAASTNGGTPKRSGAAEEHRKMRNYLKRMEREGVQRVKMFLVVTAAYVIFWGPLFFVTLVNHPIIGNPTGYEVTLHIAYIHAFVNPVLFLSLHRGLRQGLSEFFCGCCEVIASWILGPSIPVESVQPPRYHEPMEAVPSPPEPPLVQPDACPDLTDVALLKPPLPPTGKHLLDDVMIVPPDPWTLVSRSKSTSSVYEEDVSRRSSILLPPAPKISDSEVNVSPTSSDLPSE
- the LOC139995306 gene encoding uncharacterized protein isoform X3; its protein translation is MIWFASITINLGPTFLSGALAANTESGHNAPSCPLVHGPFRHYILNVLWIAINLICVALTLIHLRKLHKDLTKANVEAVKVALLTILVNTTGNQQTNAVPENSAASTNGGTPKRSGAAEEHRKMRNYLKRMEREGVQRVKMFLVVTAAYVIFWGPLFFVTLVNHPIIGNPTGYEVTLHIAYIHAFVNPVLFLSLHRGLRQGLSEFFCGCCEVIASWILGPSIPVESVQPPRYHEPMEAVPSPPEPPLVQPDACPDLTDVALLKPPLPPTGKHLLIN